A window of Pseudomonadota bacterium contains these coding sequences:
- a CDS encoding ATP-binding protein — translation MAAFIGRNTELSDLNRFLRKQTASLIVVKGRRRIGKSRLIEEFGKKERIYSFIGLPPGQETTAQSQRDDFVRQLSRFFHVPPLRGEDWSDLFYFLAMQVQEGRVIILLDEISWMGSKDPDFLGKLKSAWDLYFKKNDQLILILCGSISSWIEKNILSSTAFLGRVSFTINLEELPLHDCNKFWNTTGARISAYEKFKILAVTGGIPRYLEEIEPNQTAEYNIKQLCFKKGGFLTNEFEKIFSDLFSKRSQKYKEIVKCLVNGPRSIKSICEKLGVNRTGLISGYLNDLVQTNFVAR, via the coding sequence GTGGCTGCGTTTATCGGGCGTAATACGGAATTAAGCGACCTAAACCGTTTCCTGCGCAAACAAACAGCAAGTTTAATTGTTGTTAAAGGACGCCGGCGGATTGGCAAAAGTCGATTGATCGAAGAATTTGGTAAGAAGGAAAGGATTTATAGCTTTATAGGGTTGCCCCCTGGCCAGGAAACAACAGCTCAATCGCAAAGGGATGATTTTGTCAGGCAGCTTAGCAGATTCTTCCACGTTCCTCCTCTCAGAGGTGAAGATTGGAGCGATCTATTTTATTTCTTGGCCATGCAAGTTCAAGAAGGTCGGGTGATTATCCTATTAGATGAAATCTCTTGGATGGGGTCAAAAGACCCTGACTTTCTTGGTAAACTTAAATCTGCTTGGGATTTATATTTTAAGAAGAATGATCAGCTTATTTTGATTCTATGTGGTTCTATATCCTCATGGATTGAAAAAAACATCCTCTCAAGTACAGCATTTTTGGGGCGGGTTTCTTTTACAATTAATCTAGAAGAACTCCCCTTGCACGATTGTAATAAATTTTGGAATACAACTGGGGCAAGGATATCAGCTTATGAGAAATTTAAAATTCTTGCAGTTACCGGAGGTATTCCAAGATACCTTGAGGAAATAGAACCTAACCAAACTGCAGAATATAATATAAAACAATTATGTTTTAAAAAAGGTGGGTTTTTGACAAATGAATTTGAGAAAATATTTTCTGATTTATTTTCCAAAAGAAGTCAAAAATATAAGGAAATCGTTAAGTGTCTAGTGAATGGCCCTCGAAGTATCAAGTCAATATGCGAAAAACTCGGGGTCAATAGAACGGGCCTCATCAGTGGATATCTCAATGACCTTGTGCAAACAAATTTTGTGGCAAGAG